The proteins below come from a single Erythrobacter sp. SG61-1L genomic window:
- a CDS encoding serine/threonine-protein kinase — MSKAYSNKALPAGTILREWRLEQVLGVGGFGIVYKGRGIYFDELVAIKEYFPSSISERDEDATVVPIDSDAEEVHALGLKKFVEEAKLLWNLSTPTRHPNIVSVRSLFEIHGTAYMVMDFEDGVSLSKLLKQGTQFNEQSLTALIRPIAEGLERAHRVGVLHRDIKPPNILVNDDGRPVLIDFGSARFESGEATSTKVTFHTPPYAAIEQYVKTYDQGPWTDIYALGVVLYECITGEKPPEVLERMHGGLGKPLVEGNWPGYSKGFLRAVDAAMTIKPSERPQSISQWLELFDRGEDVPLPAPVPDEEDEDATRVSAFVSTPEELVPVDPPAEGIAKVEQSDTGVPDDPKDARFKRAGQDTGTTKKVDQVPPPPPVEARAVAPEPAADKEDKAKPAAKTVGAATPPKKPAAPAKASGPAKKLNPALIGGAAVALVLAVAGGWYLSSGDTASQTDEALLADDVLPTEEVVETVSIQDASGIAQAVQALVDDARRLRAPAAALKPLTDAGPQIASLDAERQKLTGDAAKAKEDEMGTLARTAAGQFGAALVADADGRARRLAADLPWANPRNPGAAAGATAERQKISADIRRALGDIRGAATASSKATDTAQALTLARQALARNSAYNALIARAYRTKDGTAEATTATGAAETQSAAVQSNSSSAANTAQPSATAASSPPAGKSEPATDAQKRQLKSVVDSAKDISRQVIRLADRNKPGSNATAEQQEGYRTRQANATTARDYDKYLDTLTNSMRGARTKTEADQLITQANQTKSYLSQLLSGSKAAD, encoded by the coding sequence ATGAGCAAGGCCTATAGCAACAAGGCGCTGCCCGCTGGCACGATCTTGCGCGAATGGCGCCTCGAACAAGTGCTTGGCGTGGGCGGCTTCGGCATCGTCTACAAGGGCCGGGGCATCTATTTCGACGAGTTGGTCGCCATCAAGGAATACTTCCCCAGCTCAATCAGCGAGCGTGACGAGGATGCAACTGTAGTTCCCATCGATTCCGATGCCGAGGAAGTACACGCGCTGGGCCTGAAGAAGTTCGTGGAAGAGGCCAAGCTCCTCTGGAACCTCTCCACCCCCACGCGCCATCCCAATATCGTCAGTGTGCGCAGCCTGTTCGAAATCCACGGCACCGCCTACATGGTGATGGATTTCGAAGATGGCGTGTCGCTTTCCAAGCTGCTCAAGCAGGGCACCCAGTTCAACGAACAGAGCCTGACCGCGCTGATCCGCCCGATCGCCGAAGGGCTCGAACGCGCGCACCGCGTCGGCGTGCTTCACCGCGACATCAAGCCGCCGAACATTCTCGTGAATGACGATGGACGTCCGGTGCTGATCGACTTCGGTTCGGCCCGTTTCGAATCCGGGGAAGCGACCAGCACCAAGGTCACGTTCCACACCCCGCCCTATGCGGCGATCGAACAATATGTGAAGACCTACGATCAGGGCCCGTGGACCGACATCTACGCACTGGGCGTGGTGCTTTACGAATGCATCACCGGCGAGAAGCCGCCGGAAGTGCTCGAACGCATGCATGGCGGGCTGGGCAAGCCACTCGTCGAAGGTAACTGGCCTGGTTACAGCAAGGGCTTCCTGCGCGCTGTCGATGCAGCGATGACGATCAAACCCAGCGAACGGCCGCAGTCCATCTCGCAGTGGCTCGAACTGTTCGACCGGGGCGAAGATGTACCTCTGCCCGCCCCTGTTCCGGATGAGGAAGACGAAGACGCGACCCGTGTGTCGGCCTTTGTCTCTACGCCTGAAGAACTCGTGCCGGTGGACCCTCCGGCGGAGGGTATCGCCAAGGTGGAGCAGTCCGATACCGGCGTTCCCGACGATCCGAAGGATGCCCGCTTCAAGCGCGCCGGTCAGGATACTGGCACCACGAAAAAGGTCGATCAGGTTCCCCCTCCTCCGCCGGTGGAAGCCAGGGCGGTGGCGCCGGAACCCGCTGCCGACAAGGAAGACAAGGCAAAGCCCGCCGCCAAGACTGTCGGCGCTGCTACTCCGCCGAAGAAGCCCGCTGCCCCGGCCAAGGCTTCCGGCCCCGCAAAGAAGCTCAATCCGGCCCTCATCGGCGGCGCGGCGGTCGCGCTGGTGCTGGCGGTTGCTGGTGGCTGGTATCTTTCGAGCGGAGATACGGCGAGTCAGACGGACGAGGCGCTGCTGGCTGACGATGTCCTGCCCACCGAGGAAGTGGTGGAAACCGTCAGCATTCAGGACGCCAGCGGCATTGCCCAGGCCGTGCAGGCGCTGGTTGACGATGCGCGCCGCCTGCGCGCACCGGCCGCTGCCTTGAAACCCCTCACCGACGCCGGGCCGCAGATTGCCTCGCTCGATGCTGAACGGCAGAAGCTCACTGGCGATGCGGCAAAGGCCAAGGAAGACGAAATGGGCACGCTCGCGCGCACGGCTGCCGGGCAGTTCGGCGCCGCGCTGGTCGCCGATGCCGATGGACGTGCCCGCCGCCTCGCAGCCGATCTGCCATGGGCCAATCCGCGAAATCCTGGTGCCGCTGCCGGTGCCACCGCGGAACGCCAGAAGATCTCCGCGGACATTCGCAGGGCATTGGGCGACATACGCGGCGCGGCCACTGCCTCGTCCAAGGCCACCGATACCGCACAGGCGCTGACGCTGGCCCGGCAGGCGCTTGCCCGCAACAGCGCCTATAATGCGTTGATCGCAAGGGCCTATCGCACCAAGGACGGCACAGCCGAAGCCACGACCGCCACCGGTGCGGCCGAAACGCAAAGCGCGGCGGTGCAGAGCAACAGTTCGAGCGCTGCCAACACGGCTCAGCCTTCCGCCACTGCGGCATCATCTCCGCCCGCCGGGAAGAGCGAACCGGCAACCGATGCGCAGAAGCGCCAGCTCAAATCCGTGGTCGACAGTGCCAAGGACATTTCCAGACAGGTGATCCGTCTAGCCGACCGTAACAAGCCGGGCAGCAATGCTACGGCTGAGCAGCAGGAAGGCTACCGCACCCGTCAGGCGAATGCGACCACGGCGCGCGACTACGATAAATATCTCGATACGCTCACTAATTCCATGCGTGGCGCACGAACCAAGACGGAAGCTGACCAACTCATCACGCAGGCGAACCAGACAAAGTCCTACCTCTCGCAGCTTCTCTCTGGCTCCAAGGCGGCCGACTAA
- a CDS encoding TonB-dependent receptor encodes MIAIAVGSATAQAQDANSAQTTAEQYDDQAIVVTGSRIVRRDYDSDSPIVTIAPEMLENSGSVSLDEQLKELPQFTGGAGAQVSSRDVQQLPTNSPGIATVNLRGLGSNRTLVLLDGRRVQPANATMVVDTNVIPKAAISGVEVITGGAASTYGADAVAGVVNFQLKRNFSGIDIDTQYGITERGDGATWDVSALVGSNFADDRGNAILGVNFSDRREVYEQDIPFFERSLRDPNFTGGGTFPLFPGYTLFPTANLVTFDYGSTNNYPTQAAIDAVFQKYGYAAGDVLTGSNTDLFFNSDGTLFSTAPGKVSGKPAVNYKGTAYPDTRLLANGSLAPNISTAYASIPMRRYSLFGHAYYDVTDDITLYVQGLFNQSDVETQSTYSSVADQWGIGVTFDAATCGAAVGHPVPQDLCDILRSRPNPNGAWELNWPATYLGPQKLKTTLTTYEVMVGARGNLPFSDWTFDIFASHGRTGQETTYENFVVLSQAQKLVSLPNYGANSTFYNPRVGLDATCTSGLNPFTVTTVSDDCRELISPDLHTLTWLTQDQVEANFQGSLLTLPAGEVRAALGAAYRENDYDYSPDAAFRSDNLTSLTTGVFSVLPASGSIDVKEIYGEVLVPVLADIPGIQELTLNAGIRYSDYNTAGGVTTWKTTADWQVVDWLKLRGGYQYANRAPNIAELFQPGTYQTVGWADHDPCSNLTLADYGNVARNPDRAKVQALCNAIAGTTNVINDSYVGNQPRLFVLGRDYVVGNPDVKSETAKTWTLGGVLRAPSTSDWLRNLSLSVDYYNIRVDGAIQSASTQFVYEQCFNKDGASNPTYDANNQYCQLINRDSTTGFWLSTTAEYQNLGMLATSGIDASLDWRVPAPGIGEQGSVFLNVAFNWLEKFDVQAVPGGAVTHYKGTNGFGAQFDWRLNTTVGYDFGLGSLSLSWRHRPEIQPTATGSIPVKSYDIFDLAGRVRVNDTLSMRFGVENLFNKEPPAVGTVPGGNSASGTTDASVYDILGRRFYLGIKASL; translated from the coding sequence GTGATCGCCATTGCTGTGGGATCAGCAACGGCACAGGCGCAGGATGCCAATTCCGCGCAGACCACCGCCGAACAATATGACGATCAGGCGATTGTCGTCACCGGTTCGCGCATCGTGCGACGTGATTATGATTCGGATTCGCCGATCGTCACCATCGCACCGGAAATGCTGGAGAATTCCGGCTCCGTCTCGCTAGACGAACAGCTGAAGGAACTGCCGCAATTTACCGGTGGCGCCGGTGCGCAGGTCAGTTCGCGCGACGTGCAGCAATTGCCCACGAACAGTCCGGGCATCGCAACCGTGAACCTTCGCGGCCTCGGCTCCAACCGCACCCTGGTGCTGCTTGACGGGCGGCGTGTCCAGCCCGCCAACGCGACCATGGTGGTGGACACCAACGTCATCCCCAAGGCGGCGATCTCGGGGGTGGAAGTGATCACCGGCGGTGCCGCATCGACCTATGGCGCCGATGCCGTGGCCGGCGTGGTGAACTTCCAGCTCAAGCGGAACTTCTCCGGCATCGACATCGACACCCAATACGGCATCACCGAACGCGGTGACGGCGCCACCTGGGACGTTTCAGCCCTTGTCGGCTCCAACTTCGCGGATGATCGCGGCAATGCGATCCTGGGCGTCAACTTCTCCGACCGAAGGGAAGTCTACGAGCAGGATATTCCGTTCTTCGAACGCTCGCTGCGCGATCCCAACTTCACCGGCGGTGGCACATTCCCGCTGTTCCCCGGTTATACATTGTTCCCAACTGCCAACCTCGTCACTTTCGATTACGGCAGCACGAACAATTACCCCACTCAGGCAGCAATCGACGCCGTTTTCCAGAAATACGGCTATGCCGCGGGTGACGTCCTGACCGGTTCCAACACGGATCTGTTCTTCAATTCGGACGGCACCTTGTTCAGCACGGCCCCGGGGAAGGTCTCCGGCAAACCGGCAGTGAACTACAAGGGCACCGCATATCCGGATACCCGCCTGCTGGCGAACGGCTCGCTTGCGCCCAACATATCGACTGCTTACGCCTCGATCCCGATGCGGCGCTATTCGCTGTTCGGCCACGCCTATTACGATGTGACCGACGACATCACGCTCTACGTGCAGGGGCTGTTCAATCAGTCGGACGTGGAGACGCAGTCGACCTATTCCAGCGTTGCCGATCAATGGGGCATCGGCGTGACATTCGATGCGGCAACCTGCGGTGCAGCCGTGGGCCATCCCGTGCCACAGGATTTGTGCGATATCCTGCGCAGCCGCCCCAACCCCAACGGCGCATGGGAACTGAACTGGCCCGCAACCTATCTCGGCCCGCAAAAACTCAAGACCACGCTGACCACTTACGAAGTGATGGTGGGCGCACGCGGCAACTTGCCCTTCTCGGACTGGACCTTCGATATCTTCGCCTCGCATGGTCGCACCGGGCAGGAAACGACCTATGAGAACTTCGTCGTCCTCAGTCAGGCGCAGAAGCTGGTATCGCTGCCGAATTACGGTGCGAACTCTACCTTCTACAATCCGCGTGTCGGTCTGGACGCCACATGCACCAGCGGGCTCAACCCCTTCACGGTAACGACCGTCTCGGACGATTGCCGCGAACTCATCTCGCCCGATCTGCACACGCTGACATGGCTGACGCAGGATCAGGTGGAAGCGAACTTCCAGGGCTCACTGCTAACGCTTCCGGCGGGCGAAGTCCGCGCTGCTCTGGGCGCCGCCTATCGCGAGAACGATTACGACTATTCTCCCGATGCAGCCTTCCGCAGCGACAATCTGACCTCGCTCACGACCGGCGTGTTCAGCGTGCTCCCGGCAAGCGGATCGATCGACGTCAAGGAAATCTACGGAGAAGTCCTCGTCCCCGTGCTGGCCGATATTCCGGGCATTCAGGAACTGACGCTCAATGCAGGCATCCGCTATTCGGACTACAATACGGCCGGCGGCGTCACGACTTGGAAAACCACGGCGGACTGGCAAGTGGTAGACTGGCTGAAGCTGCGTGGCGGCTATCAATATGCCAATCGCGCGCCCAACATCGCGGAACTGTTTCAGCCCGGCACGTATCAGACAGTCGGCTGGGCGGATCACGATCCATGCTCCAACCTCACTCTGGCAGATTACGGCAATGTCGCGCGCAATCCGGACCGAGCCAAGGTTCAGGCGCTGTGCAACGCGATTGCAGGCACGACAAACGTGATCAACGATTCCTATGTCGGCAATCAGCCGCGCCTCTTCGTGCTCGGGCGCGACTATGTGGTGGGCAACCCCGACGTGAAGTCGGAAACCGCCAAGACTTGGACTCTGGGCGGCGTGCTGCGCGCACCATCGACTTCTGACTGGCTGCGCAATCTCAGCCTCTCGGTCGATTATTACAACATCCGCGTGGACGGTGCGATCCAGTCGGCCTCGACCCAGTTCGTGTATGAGCAGTGCTTCAACAAGGACGGTGCCAGCAACCCGACCTATGACGCGAACAACCAGTACTGCCAGCTCATCAATCGTGACTCCACGACCGGCTTCTGGCTGTCGACCACGGCGGAATACCAGAACCTCGGCATGCTCGCGACTTCGGGTATCGACGCCTCGCTCGACTGGCGCGTTCCTGCGCCTGGCATTGGCGAGCAAGGCTCGGTATTCCTCAACGTTGCGTTCAACTGGCTGGAGAAGTTCGACGTCCAGGCAGTCCCTGGCGGTGCGGTCACCCATTACAAGGGAACCAATGGCTTCGGCGCACAGTTCGACTGGCGACTGAACACCACTGTCGGCTACGATTTCGGCCTCGGCAGCCTCTCGCTCAGCTGGCGCCACCGGCCCGAGATCCAGCCGACTGCAACCGGCTCCATCCCGGTCAAGAGCTACGACATCTTCGATCTGGCAGGCCGCGTGAGAGTGAACGACACCCTGTCCATGCGTTTCGGCGTCGAGAACCTGTTCAACAAGGAACCCCCCGCCGTGGGCACAGTTCCGGGCGGCAATTCCGCGTCCGGCACGACCGATGCGAGTGTGTACGACATCCTCGGTCGCCGCTTCTATCTGGGCATCAAGGCCTCGCTCTGA
- a CDS encoding MFS transporter — translation MESPYPSAAVAWYAIAMLGLINALDSIDRGILSLLIQPIKRDLGLSDTEIGLLSGIAFSGVYALVGLPLSRLADTRNRKLILSFGITLWSTATALGSLAQNFWHLFLSRAGTGAGESLKGPNALSMISDLVPREKLARAMSLYSMGIVGGMAFSLIAGGMLLGHFEGRDIAGPLGTNFRDWQIVLLLVGAPGIVVALTFLLTVKEPVRRGRRSAEKPPALEVLRFIWANFRFFGFFLCGVALLQIELTGLLHWRIPFYERTYGWGPATAGPLMGTISLVTTPVGLAIGAWLGERMARRGDPGAMLRLSLIGLTSALPFAIVQPLMPTPQLAMACSAVSLLCSSIASPGYVAAIQVVTPNEFRGQVNAIYLFMISVVGSAIAPLAVSLITDYVFADETMLRYSMVTIAIVFGTTGLAMKYLSLRPYCVMVSRIMEEERLAGEVHR, via the coding sequence GTGGAGTCGCCTTACCCCAGTGCCGCCGTGGCTTGGTATGCCATTGCGATGCTGGGCCTTATCAATGCGCTGGACAGCATTGATCGCGGGATCCTGTCCCTGCTGATCCAGCCGATCAAGCGCGATCTCGGCCTGTCCGATACGGAGATCGGCCTGCTCAGTGGGATCGCATTTTCCGGCGTCTATGCGCTGGTTGGGCTGCCGCTTTCGCGTCTGGCCGATACGCGCAATCGCAAGTTGATCCTGTCCTTCGGTATCACGCTCTGGAGCACGGCCACAGCGCTGGGTTCGTTGGCTCAGAACTTCTGGCACCTGTTCCTTTCGAGAGCCGGTACGGGAGCGGGCGAATCGCTGAAGGGGCCCAATGCACTCTCGATGATTTCGGATCTTGTCCCGCGTGAGAAGCTGGCGCGCGCGATGTCGCTCTATTCCATGGGTATTGTGGGCGGAATGGCTTTTTCGCTGATTGCTGGCGGCATGTTGCTCGGCCATTTCGAGGGAAGGGACATCGCTGGTCCGCTTGGCACGAATTTCCGCGACTGGCAGATTGTCCTGCTGCTGGTCGGCGCACCAGGCATCGTCGTGGCCCTGACCTTTCTGCTCACAGTCAAGGAGCCGGTCCGGCGCGGGCGCAGGAGCGCGGAAAAGCCGCCCGCTCTGGAAGTGCTGCGCTTCATCTGGGCGAATTTTCGCTTCTTCGGATTCTTCCTCTGCGGTGTGGCCCTGCTTCAGATCGAGCTGACCGGGCTGCTGCATTGGCGTATCCCATTCTACGAGCGGACCTATGGCTGGGGGCCGGCAACGGCTGGACCATTGATGGGCACGATCTCGCTGGTGACTACGCCGGTAGGTCTTGCAATCGGGGCCTGGCTGGGCGAGCGGATGGCCCGGCGAGGCGATCCCGGCGCAATGCTGCGCTTGTCGCTGATTGGCCTGACTTCCGCCCTGCCTTTCGCCATCGTGCAGCCGCTGATGCCTACACCGCAACTGGCCATGGCCTGCTCTGCCGTGTCGCTGCTTTGCTCCAGCATCGCTTCGCCGGGCTATGTGGCAGCGATCCAGGTTGTGACGCCCAATGAGTTTCGCGGGCAGGTGAACGCGATCTACCTGTTCATGATCAGCGTGGTCGGCTCAGCCATCGCACCGCTCGCCGTTTCGCTCATCACGGATTACGTCTTCGCTGACGAAACCATGCTGCGCTATTCCATGGTGACGATCGCAATCGTCTTCGGCACGACAGGCCTGGCGATGAAATATCTGTCGCTACGCCCCTATTGCGTGATGGTAAGCCGTATCATGGAGGAAGAAAGGTTGGCGGGCGAGGTTCACCGATGA